In Candidatus Eremiobacteraceae bacterium, the sequence GTGCGATGAACCGGGTAGGAGGCTTGTCTGCGCCATCCCAAGGCCGACGACGACGAATCCCCAGACGATCGCGAGAAGTGGCTGGCCGATCGGCACCCGCGCGGCAAAACCGAGAATAGCGGTGATCCATAATCCGACGACGAGCGCTATTCCCAGAGCCATATGCAGTGGGACCATATTGAAGGCGTGACCCGTCCAGAAGGCGATTCCTAAGATCACAAGCCCGGCAAAACTCAATCTGACGATCCATTGCAGAAAGACGGCGGCAGTTTTCATCGCTTCTCACTTTCCTCCAGCTGCGACAGCCGTTACGGTGCCATCAAGCGAGAACCTCTCGTTCGCGCGTCCAATGCTTGTTAGCGGCTGTCCGCGAAGTGCCGCCCTACCGCTTCTGCTCGAGGGGCCTATCCTGCTCGTATCCGAGACCAAACCGTAACGCGGTCTCGGCCTTTTCGAACTCGGCGCCGAGGTACGCGGCGTGCGAGAGCTGCGTCACGAGTCCTTCGCGTACGAACGCAAGCGTCATGCCCTCTGCCGATCGGCCGCGCATGATGTGAGCAGGCGACCCGTCCGGCAAGTAGTGCCGGGCGATGATACGCGCGGCTGCCCGCTCGACGTCGATCACGACGAAGCCTTTGGGATCATACGCAAGAGGCTCGCGTCTGCCGCCCGGCAGCAGCGTTTTGAAGCGCGCGTCCTCATGCTCTGACGACTGGGCGAGATTCGGCCGCTCGGACGTTTGCGGTAGCGCAACGCTTGCAGCGGCGGGAAATTCGGCGACGAGCTTTCGCACTTCCGCTTCGATGTCGCGCAAATCCGTCTTACCGGTGCGGTCGACGAGAGTGACTTGGCGTCGGAAACGCTCGATCGTGTGCGCGTCGATGCCGCTGAGCACAGGAAGGTAGCCCGCAGCGCCGTTGATGCGGCGTTCGGCATCGAACCCGCCTTCGACGAGTGCCCGAAGAGCCTGCGCCGGTTGGAATAACGGTGAGTCCTTGCCGCACAGAAGAAGCGCGCGGATGCGCTCGTTCGCGACGACGTTCGTCACGATTTTCTCGATGCCGAGGTTGCACGTGTACAGACGCCCCGCGATCGCGACACCCTGAAGCGCCGCCACCTCCGAGGCAAGTGCGGCGCTCGTCAACGTGCAGACCGCTACGGATCCCGCGCGATCACCGACGACATACGCCCCGGGTACGACGGGCCAAACCACGTCGCCCGGCGCGCTCCCCGAACGCAATCGCAAGACGCCGCTATACGCCGCGTCGAGCCGGCGGAACATCAGGGCACCGAATCGTTCGAGCGCCGCATACCAACGGCGGCACGCCG encodes:
- a CDS encoding DUF4346 domain-containing protein — its product is MDKAIHSDAPKRERISGQPALRAACRRWYAALERFGALMFRRLDAAYSGVLRLRSGSAPGDVVWPVVPGAYVVGDRAGSVAVCTLTSAALASEVAALQGVAIAGRLYTCNLGIEKIVTNVVANERIRALLLCGKDSPLFQPAQALRALVEGGFDAERRINGAAGYLPVLSGIDAHTIERFRRQVTLVDRTGKTDLRDIEAEVRKLVAEFPAAASVALPQTSERPNLAQSSEHEDARFKTLLPGGRREPLAYDPKGFVVIDVERAAARIIARHYLPDGSPAHIMRGRSAEGMTLAFVREGLVTQLSHAAYLGAEFEKAETALRFGLGYEQDRPLEQKR